A stretch of Methanotorris formicicus Mc-S-70 DNA encodes these proteins:
- a CDS encoding YibE/F family protein: MNKNNKIKIEFTFLIVIFVISMFIIVYSPFYKNFNNYSIKKGVVVKVEDNLDYNGVVKIGFQDIWVKIGNKTIKFSNVLRGNWLLDNYFEKGDNVVIIYKGNTPIYITYDRVTYFYTYLLLFLGLILIIGRINGIKTILSLLFTIVMIFYVLLPLIANRCSPITLTIAVVGIIIFVCFFVLCGFNKKAISSSIGTILGISVAGLLGYIGIKLMKLPPGGFSEFIQMILFSGHFIDFYGVLISSIILASLGAIMDVAVDISSGLYELKRHKPNITFNELFESGMNIGKDIMGTMANTLILVYVGSLIAPILYFMVKGTSIYVISSYNFIAYEILASLCGSVGIILTIPLTALISSYLYSS, translated from the coding sequence ATGAACAAAAACAATAAGATAAAGATTGAATTTACTTTTTTAATAGTTATTTTTGTTATATCAATGTTTATAATTGTTTATTCTCCATTTTATAAAAATTTTAACAATTATTCAATAAAAAAAGGTGTTGTTGTTAAAGTTGAGGATAATTTAGACTACAATGGGGTTGTAAAAATTGGATTTCAAGATATTTGGGTTAAAATAGGAAATAAAACTATAAAATTCAGCAATGTTTTAAGAGGAAATTGGTTATTGGATAATTATTTTGAAAAAGGAGATAATGTTGTAATTATCTACAAAGGAAATACTCCGATTTACATAACATACGATAGGGTTACCTACTTTTATACATATCTTTTATTATTTTTAGGGCTGATCTTGATTATAGGCAGAATTAACGGAATTAAGACTATATTGTCCCTCCTATTCACAATAGTAATGATATTTTATGTTCTTCTACCTTTAATAGCAAATAGATGCTCACCAATCACATTAACAATAGCTGTGGTTGGAATTATTATATTTGTATGCTTTTTCGTTTTATGTGGGTTCAATAAGAAGGCAATTTCATCATCGATAGGCACAATTTTGGGAATTTCTGTTGCTGGATTGTTAGGATATATTGGAATAAAGCTGATGAAACTTCCACCAGGAGGATTTTCTGAATTCATTCAGATGATACTTTTTTCAGGACATTTTATTGATTTTTATGGGGTTTTAATTTCCTCAATAATTTTGGCATCCTTAGGGGCGATAATGGATGTCGCGGTAGATATATCCTCTGGATTGTATGAATTGAAGAGACATAAGCCAAATATTACATTTAATGAGTTATTTGAAAGTGGAATGAATATTGGCAAAGACATAATGGGAACTATGGCAAACACTCTAATATTGGTTTATGTTGGGTCCCTAATAGCCCCAATACTGTATTTTATGGTTAAAGGGACATCAATATATGTGATATCAAGCTATAACTTTATTGCTTACGAAATATTGGCAAGTTTGTGTGGAAGTGTTGGAATTATACTAACTATTCCATTAACAGCATTAATCTCCTCCTATCTATATAGTTCATAA